A window of Solanum stenotomum isolate F172 chromosome 9, ASM1918654v1, whole genome shotgun sequence genomic DNA:
TTCCAGCTAGTGATATAAAACCGATGAGAAATGGTTCCAGATAGTGAattgatataaagccgatggaaaatggtttcgactagtgatttgatataaaattgttgaaaaatggTTCTGGCGAGGGATTGATTATTGTGACTTGATACATTTGATGCTTATTTGTGACTTGCTGCTTGTTAATTGTGATTGATGTTTTTGTTGCGTGTGACTGATCTACttgacattgagattgacttacttgatttgtttgttgattttttaCTATTGAACTGTGGATATTGGGCCTTGTGAGTCGTATATTGTAGTattgttaggttgggttgaTTTCTGAGTAGGTTGTAGTTTAAGGAGGTTCGGTTGGACTGTAAGGGGTATTAGATTTCTAGCTAGATGTCTTGTTTATTAGATTTCTTGTTGGGTACCGTGTTGTTGGTACTTAACCCTTCATTGAATTTATATTGGTATAATATAGTATTTTGAACGCTCTTAGAATCAACAACTGGAGATATATAGTGCAATGACAATGGTATGCATGAAACTTATACAGTGCCCAGGTTCGATTCCTTGTGTCCATAAGATATTAAGAAACACACAATTTTGATTTGAAGTGAGCAGTAGCACGGTGACAATTGGGGGTAGAAGTATGCAGGGCATGCAAGATTGAATTTATAGagttactcttttttttttttttttgttggaatttACTNNNNNNNNNNNNNNNNNNNNNNNNNNNNNNNNNNNNNNNNNNNNNNNNNNNNNNNNNNNNNNNNNNNNNNNNNNNNNNNNNNNNNNNNNNNNNNNNNNNNCACCATATATGTACGTATTGAAAAGGGAAGAAGCGCTCCAATCCctataagaatatttttattctaaaagCTCGAACTCGAGATTTCTGATCAAGATTATATATTTACAGACTTACTCATATGGAGAAGACCATGAAAATTGTGGTGTCTCTTCATGGAAGTTGTTCACAGACTTAACAATATTGAGGTTGCCTCTCTCCTTCAAGTTTCTGTACATCTGATTTTCAATTATACATCAAACAATTTATTAATTAACATAAAACACAAAAgtgttatttttaataaggaAATTATGCATGGCTTAGAATGGAACAGCTCATTAGTAGACTGGATTTcaaacttttaagtttttttcttatttagtaATAGTAGGGCACTAGGGCTTCATATATACCTAACCTAATCACTAATCTAATTTTAAGCATCATGTGCTAAACTAAAAGTCTATAATAATCCTCTCCAATATTCCGCAAATTCATACgatattcataaagagatcaaaataTGTTAGACTTTTCTTGATAATTAAATACTTCAAGAAaaagttcgagaaatacgccactaacgacCCTCGAATCACGGAGAAATCCTAATCATCCTAGTTCGAAAAATACGTCACTAATGATCTTTGaatcatgaaaaaaattggGAGATAAAAATCAAAAGAGAAACAGAATTGTACccatattattttaataaaatattcttgtttcttaaaaaaaagtctataattgaaaaacaaaaagaaagtaaacacacacaaaaagaaGTATATGGAATCTTTTCTGAAATAAAATTACCAATTAGGTTGTTATATTCCAGgaattaaattaaaactttGTGTACGTACTTATTAACTTTCACTCAAAATATGCATTCTTAAGTTTAGATCAAGTTAATTAATCTTCCCTTTTATGCTTTGAAAAATTAATATGGTATGTCAGACTTGTTATTAAAGAAATCAAATTGCAAGTGTCgacaaaaaacataatataaacGTGCTTCAAtattccttcattttctttatttctcatttCGAAAACATCATgattatatttgtattcttGAAAcctttattttcaagaaaaggaatagaaaaattatattttaattaacaatttcaaatttgataATGATATACATTACAAGGCAAaactagaaaaaataataatgcatGTATTCTCAAACAATCATCCAAAAATACACACTAATAAAAACTCAAACAAtcatccaaaaatatttatatcaaacaATCATCCAAAAATACACACTAATGAAATCTCACTATTTTCTCATTGAAGTATGTTGAATGGTTCTTTTCATAGATATTTTGATTCAAtcgatgagaaaaaaaaaaataatagtgtaTTCACACGGAAAAAATTCGAAAGCTTCACAATATTTCAGTGAGAATTTGTTTATTACCATGTGTTATCCCATTGAGCTAGTTCggttaaaaaaatagataggaaaatcatgttttataaAATAGATTTCTCAAGATTTGCGGTGGCCGAGAAAAGACTATATTTCTAGTTATAACATTACTTTTGAAGGATCTGACACACAACATTCATCccttaatttatctttttaagaATCAATTACCTGGAGATGGCTTTTAACATGAGAAATCTTCAATCCCTTTACTGCCATCATCTGTTGAATTCTCTTTGGAGTTGCTTctatcatattaaattaaaaaaaaaccattaCTCCTTAATTTCTTACTAAATAGCAATAGATCATCATAATTAACTACTAATTAATCATCCCATGCATATTAAATCTCTTTCTATATAgccaaaaacatcaaaattagaaagaaaaaaacatattgatcaagaaaaaaacaactaaaaaaatatacaaaattttttAATTGGAAAACTTACTATGTCCTCCTCCAAGAAGTTGAACAGCTTCAATGAAGAGTTCATGAAGTTGTGGTGTCCATCTAAGTCTAGGTATTGATGATTTCTTGTATTGTCTAACACCTATTTTTTGACAacacttttttttcatttttgagaaatatttcaTCAGCAAAAAAGATATACAATCGATTGGCCAAATTTAATTGGAGtgtgtgtatgtatatatatagagagaaatatataACGTTGGAAccataaaaagaaagaagagaattaCGGCTATGTAGAGTCTGATATTTTGGACTTTTCTTAGTCTCTCTGTGGACTTTCCTAAACATCCACAAATTCCTTACCATTTCCTCCCCCCCAACCCCACCTCAATCTCAGGGTCGGAGTTGGGACGAATCtgctttattgaaaaattatattgtatagaTAAGTTGGAAATACATTTTATGAATGTGTATAAGATATTGAATCCTCTTGACTCTgtttatatatttacttttcctttttattttgaatcatcttaatgaaaataaaggacaaaatgtttttttttttaaagaaaaggaCAATATAAGGTCAAATCAATGTACTTtcttcgttttaatttgtttgtcttagttACAATATTGACCatcaaaagatatttttaaatattttgaattgttaattgTATGGTGATTTAAAAGTAGTAGTTTTTATGTAGTTTCTAAAAATGAAAgtcttatttaaaaaaaaaataaattaaagattatGTAGCTGAATTCACACCgtacaaaaaattaattaatttaaccatcGTACTTGAAATTATGCCAAACACATTGAAACGGAGGAAGTGTTAGGGAAAGAATTTTTCTTTACGCAAAGACTTCTACATATGGTCATTTAATAATTAAAGACTTTTGATATTTAATGTATACGTaccaaatgtataaattataatataaccTTTTCCACCATATTTACTTTTAAATCTGTTTTGTATACGTAACACGGAATTAAGATACATTGAATATTAAGGCATTACATTAATTTTCTTGGTCCCAAATAGAGATATGGGAAAATGCATCTTAATAATTCTCTTAGCCATAATATAATGCAAACTTAAGACTTAAGAATGTTATACTTAAAtctttgaaattttcaattcaatctcaaagaaaaaaaagcctATTCAATATGAACATAGATGAATTATTAAATTTCAATCTTAATTAAAAGATAGATATAATATGGATTGAATGTACTACCAGTATTTCTTCATtagttcattttaaaaataattattttaaatatgaaaataatataactttaaacttttcatttaatgttttgaaaatttatacATCCAGTCAAATATTATGTCATACTTAAAAATCcacaggttttttttttttaataaatgttactttatttttgttttttaaaattttatctaaGTCATCTACGTCagtcaaataaattgaaacagaagaAATAATAGTCAAATAAAAGTTGTAGTACTATTATCAATTGCGCACCCAAAAGAAGCTAAGTTCATTTGAGGAACTTGCATAatttaataggaaaaaatataattaattgatatGTAATGAAACACAATGATTGTACGTCAACTGGAAACCTAGAATAGTAGAATATATATGTCCTCTTATATTTGGTGTTCTTATTGATGTATATAATGACAAAATAAAGCAAGaatattgaaaaagaattatttattaaaaaatagttctttgaaataaaaatataacattggaaaaataataattatcattatcttaaattgttaaaataataattattcttgggacaatttttatattttcgttAAAACAATGtacttattttgaaacaaaGAGAGAGTAATAATTCAGAAGCGAAACCAGTATTAGGGGTTTGAAGTTCTAAATTTCCTTCACCTTTCTTATCATTGAGCTGTCAATCAATTTTATTAGGGGTTCacaaattattacttaattttctagtacaaatataGAATCTATGAAAAAGCTACTGGATTTATTCGAACTCACGAACCTCACCTAGTTTCACCTGAGTAATATCAAAGGTATCTTGATATgataaattgataaaaaaatttgaggtaaataattttattaatgttaACGATTAATATAAGATGGAGTGCAAACTAATTGGTTGAAAGGTGTGAACCAATTAAAGGAAGTTTTGTGTTGTAGTAGTATtcttttttaatgaataaattgTCATGTCAATAAAAGACGGTGCCTACTTTTGGACCCCATCTACATTATAGTAATTGGTCCtcatcttattattattattaataatttattattatatgtttATATGCCGTGTTCAACACAATTATAAATTCTTTGCCAAATTCAATGTTGCatgaagaaattttaaaaaggtgAACTTGGAATTTCACGAAAGCTACTTTCGGaattatttcaaaaagataAAGCTCACTTGTTAGTGTACCATCATCTACCTCtataaattatgttatttaaaggcggagtcaaaaaatttattgagagatttgaaatataaaaaaacactaattgaagaggaaaaaagaagtttaacatatattatatatatgtaagaaaaaaatttaattatgaataaataGTATAAGGTTTATTGAAAGGTATTTAAATGAACCCTCGGCCCTTATTAGCATTTAGCTCATCCCCTAACTTTTAGTCTGTTTGGTATGAAGATGGAAAGTATTTTCTAGAAAACTAAgtggatttttatttatttatattttgtatataggtaaaacatattatattttaaaaataatagttatatataatttagataaTATTATCGGAGGTGAGGGTCGGATAAGAGATGCATGTGGGATGGAGGGGCTATGGGGAGTGGGGTGAAGGACGCGatcaatatattaaatttcagtTATGAACTTGTTTTCTCTATTCTCACTAAGAAAGACATTAACAAActtattttcttgcaaaaaaaaaattctaaaacattttgatcaacaacaaaaaccaaattattattttttcctatttacCTAATGTTAGTTAAGTATTAGTTTCTTGGTACATACACAACACGCATTGCACATTTTTGGACCCTTTCGTGAAAACGAAGATACTTTTTATACGATTAGATTATTgaaatgataattataaaaatagtatatattcatataaaaaaatagaaatagtaaCATAAAAATAGTATATGTTATTCCCTAcaacatattaaaataatataacaacAATAGTGTGGATATATTAATTTAGTAGCTCGCCGTAGTTTGCACTTTGCaacttttttgaatatttttggaTGAGAAATGCTTAGAGAATCATCACATGTCaagtatacaaattaaaatagattaaTATCACTGacctaataaaaaaatattcctgcacatgattttatttgattaaatttttgtaatttatcaTTGGTCGCTTACAAATAATTTATCAGTTTACTGAATCGATTCACTCAATAGATATTAACGCAGACAATCTTTCACTAGCAGATGATCATCACTCGATATAGATTAACTTATGCAGACAATCTTTCACTAGCAGATGATCATGATTTTTCACTACTTATATCAGCATGTTCACTTTTGATATCTCCAGAtcttatcaccaaaaaattttaCGAGTGACAAAATATTCCGCTACTAAGCTAGGATTTGGAAGCATAGAGATGTTTGGTAGCAAATAATTTATCAAGTTGGCTAAGTTTGTGGATGATATCAAAATGGGAACACAACattctttttttcattaatagaaaattttccttaaaagtgaaagtttattttattctttttttttcatatttttcatgtctCTAGTTGTGTGTACCTTATGTTATAAGATTAAGAATAAAGTCGTTAGTTTAGGTGATCATTTAATgtttacaagaaaattaaagaaataagtcATGTTTGGACGTCCAACATGTAGAAGAGACTTCATCTCACATTAAATgcattatatgaattgttaaatAAGTGAGATTTGACTAAAATAATTGGTTCGTGTTACATATGTTTCTTAGATGTGTAGTGTACTATTGCTCCTTGAGAAAGAGAGTATGGAGATTTACCGATATTGTATGTAACggcaaattcaaaattttcattaaaggaattgaaaataataataatatggtgCTTAGGATTTAAGTTTGAAATCCCAAGTGAATTTTGAAGTCTATATATACACTAAAAGAGAATACCTTATATATTCAGTATAACCTTTTGTTGAGAGGGTTCGGGTGAACACATTCACACCTAGAGGCGGACACACGTACGTTTGAGGAAGTGGGTGCACGTGCATCCATTAACTTcgtaaaaaatatgtatatatacatgtgCATACTTTAAAGAAGGATCATATAATTAAATGTGCATCCCGAAATACATGAATTGAGTTGGTGCGTTGGTCCAACATTGATTAGTGTGCTCAGGTTGAGACCATCCAATTATCATAGAGTGAactatgttatatttttatttacttaatttatatttacttaTAGACCTTCGATTTTATACTTGTTTGATAACATTTTCTAAGGAAGTGTCGTTGATGCTTCAATTAACCCGCATCCGCTTCTAATAATACCTCCATTACCTTTAATTTCTGAATTCACCTCTGTTCACACCTTCCTAGATCCGCCACTATGTATGACAAAAAGTCCAAAAAGAAAGTTCGATCATGTGATTTTGAGTACTAATGCTACCTACCACTACTAGTGTGAATTGTGAAAGTGTCTTTatgctaaaaattaaaaaaactcaaCATGTGATCCAATTTCCAAACCCTTTAAAAATGAAGTTACGTAGAAATTCCATGAAAGTAACCCCACAAAATTAAATgtgcaagaaaatataattggaAAATAAATTCTTTTAACTTTCTTTAAAAAGTAAGTATATATTTAGAGTATTAATTAAGTTATGTTTTGGATAAAAAGAGAGTGGAAATGCCgtacaaataattatttgacTAATATATAATGATGGTGATATATAATTCACCAAACTATAATtggaatttaatttatatagaTATCTTTGACTGTTAACTTTTTTCTCACATCCTATAGGACATATAGGTTCCCACTTTCAAACGATGCCAAATTCGAAATTCTTGACTTAACCAAGATTTGCGACTTATAAAGCTTATTTaatgagaaataattttttatcgagcatttaaactcaataatttataattacatTTATACAATGTATTATCGCTCCTTGAGAAAGAGAGTATGGAgatttacaaatattatatgCATTGACGGATTCAGAATCTTGATTACTGAGGagatttagaaaataaaaatgctTGGAATTTAAACAATTGAAACCTCAAAGTAAGTTTTAAAGTGCTAAAAataccttatatatacaatataattttttatcgatAGAGTTCAGATGACCAtccaaaatcaaatcaacatTTATACATTGATTTGGTATAATGTATTTCATTCTAGAATGTGAATTgtgttgaagtcttcaaatgtGAACAAAAAAATAGGTGGAAAAGATAAgcatcaaattattaattagtactTTCTTCGAGTTCAATTAATCAAACCTCAATACGCACACCAATATCGGGCTGAAAAAGAAGACGAAAGAGAATTGATTTGGTTAATAAAAATATACGTAGAGATGAAGAATTTGTTGAATACGATTTTCCTAGTaggtttttttaaatattggaAATTAAAGCAGAATTTGCTGAAAagtttattttatctttttatgtcTAATATACAGCAAAATGCGGCGCATATTTTAAACGTTTATTAGAGTTTGTGAgtcattctttattttttagattCGAGGATCCCTTTAAGTTCATACATTGCCTAACGTAGATGTCATAACGTTTgaaaatccatataaaaattGCTTCTCCTACAATAACATTGAATTTCAAATGTATAAATGTGTGGATTTTGGTATATCATTGAAATTATGGAAAACACCGATAATAGTTGTAGTGGAGTGATAAATATTCTTTCATCCTTAATAAGAGGTCTTGGGTACGGAATTGCTTTTGTTAGAGAGTTTTAATCTTCCCCCCCTCCCTCCAATGTGGGATTTTCTGGCGCGAATCTGGTTTTAGTCGGACTCCAATCATGTGAATACCGAACATTGggtggaaaataaaaaattactgaAAATGCTTTTAGTACTCTCTCCGTCTCCAATGACAGAGCCAGAATTTTCATTAAGGGGTGCCAATTGTAgtactaataaaaataattagtaagGGGTACCAATTGTagtaaacaaataataattagaaaGCACTAGTAGAACTAGAACACACGACCTCAAAGAATTTTTGCATCCCCTTAACCactagacttaactttaaccttCTATCAAAAGGTGTcaatacttgtatatatatttattttaaaaaaaaattgacctttatatacaatgtaatttttcggTGAAGGGGTGTCATGCTTGACACCCCTTAGGGTGGGTGGCTCCGCCCAtgtccgtctcaatttatgtgatatgatttgacttgacacagtcacacagaaatttaaaaagaaaacaatatgTGTCATTCCTTTTGGATCGAACTAAAAAGAGAGTGAATCgtataaattgagaaagagagaataataataaataaatatgtcgatttaattatgaaattaacaTTCGCATAAGTCTACTTGGACTTTATTGTTTTTGCCGGTTAATTATTTGNGGTGTCATGACACCCCTTAGGTGTGGGTGGCTCCGCCCAtgtccgtctcaatttatgtgatgtgaTTTGACTTGACACAGTCACACAgagttttaaaaagaaaacaatgtgTCATTCCTTTTGGATCGAACTAAAAAGAGAGTGAATcgtataaattgagacagagagaataataataaataaatatgtcgatttaattatgaaattaacaTTCGCATAAGTCTACTTGGACTTTATTGTTTTTGCCggttaattatttgaatttagatagtaataaaatattaaaatattgtataatttgaGGGGGGGAATAAAGGGCACGTCTAAAATTgttattgtgaattgtgataACGTGTGGAAATCTAAATAAAGTATTAAGTAGAGAATTAAGTTTGGAGACTATTCAAAAGAAGTAATTATTACCTTGTCTAGTACCTCTCAATACAAGTCATAGAGGAAAAAACCTCTAAAAATCATGCTTATTATctacattttttaatttcattataaGTATTGCTTTAGCTCTAAAATAATTATCactttgaaaaattaattatatttttccaat
This region includes:
- the LOC125877016 gene encoding myb family transcription factor MPH1-like, which produces MKYFSKMKKKCCQKIGVRQYKKSSIPRLRWTPQLHELFIEAVQLLGGGHKATPKRIQQMMAVKGLKISHVKSHLQMYRNLKERGNLNIVKSVNNFHEETPQFSWSSPYE